A window from Hymenobacter volaticus encodes these proteins:
- a CDS encoding SusC/RagA family TonB-linked outer membrane protein, with protein MSFPLRKTALGLSLPLFAAVGLPMASLLLPTSHVFAQAAQTISGKVTSAEGGEGLPGVTVLQKGTTNGVSTNGDGGFTLSAPIGSTLVFSAIGFVSQEAIVSGTTVNIKLATNTKALDEVVVVGYGTQQKSQVTGAITSVSEQQLRDVPVANIGQALQGRAAGVNISSASSSPGQNPVIRIRGNRSFAGSNDPLLVVDGVPYDGSLNDLNPDDITSLEVLKDASSTAIYGARGANGVILITTKRGKNGAPKATYNAYYGTKRAYGLFDLQNGEEYYNFRSEAYRAAGQNPNTAAGFLTDDEKANYAAGKSFDYQDLLFKNGRIQNHALGVSGGTEQTQYSASLGYYDETGIVPVQGIKRYSLRGTLDQQIGKRVKVGLNTLNSFTQQNDPNINILYNILTTSPLASPFDANGNPILFPNNDQATANALTYYVPDAHLDRRRRIRTFNSLYAQVNILPGLDYRLNVGLDGRSENSESFNASNTPARNGGQNAASRSQNLAFNLLAENLLTYNRTFGKHDVNFTGLYSAQEFRTDGFNAGSQNLPTNYQLSSNLGAGTPTAPGSFENQWDIISYMGRVNYAYDNRYSATVTVRADGSSRLAPGNKYKAFPSGALAWNIVNEQFMQSQAWVNNLKLRASYGRTGSTAVNPYQTLGSLQSGLGNGYYSFGGTGVVGVVPASIPNPNLGWEYTATTNFGLDFGFLQNRISGSIEVYEQRTSDLLLPDALPTVSGYGSFTRNIGKTQNRGLEIGISTVNVRTASGFEWNSDWNFTVNREKVLDLGLGDDENGNPRSDISNQRFIGQPLYVFYDYKKAGIWQPGEEAAIAKAASRIGQIRIEDLNNSGTVDPADRQIIGSRQPKFEAGTTQRFKFKGFDLTAVALTRVGATVVDPLLYPTSYFTTFGGRRNQVNLPYWTPDTPNNPYPQPNQTYFNDFVLNSSTLSYLSGTFIKVRSIDLGYALPASIVQKAKMSTARIYLQVQNPLIWSPEDFYKKNKAIDPDALSYSTRFSGSSSNNNGIAFAEGDLNSNVNSGTAGRGVNYPATRAFIIGVNVGF; from the coding sequence ATGTCTTTTCCATTACGCAAGACGGCCCTAGGCCTGAGCTTGCCGCTTTTTGCGGCCGTAGGACTGCCCATGGCCAGCCTACTATTACCTACTTCCCACGTTTTCGCGCAAGCTGCGCAAACGATTTCCGGTAAGGTTACCAGCGCTGAAGGCGGTGAAGGCCTACCCGGTGTTACGGTATTGCAGAAAGGCACCACGAATGGCGTTTCAACTAATGGCGATGGTGGGTTTACGTTATCTGCACCCATCGGCAGCACGTTAGTCTTTAGCGCTATCGGTTTTGTTAGCCAGGAGGCAATCGTTTCCGGCACTACGGTCAACATTAAGTTGGCTACCAACACCAAAGCGCTAGATGAGGTAGTGGTGGTAGGGTATGGAACGCAGCAAAAAAGCCAGGTAACGGGCGCCATTACGTCGGTATCCGAGCAGCAGCTTCGCGATGTGCCAGTAGCCAACATTGGCCAAGCTCTGCAAGGCCGTGCTGCGGGTGTCAACATCTCGAGTGCAAGCAGTTCGCCCGGCCAGAACCCAGTTATCCGTATCCGCGGTAACCGCTCTTTTGCGGGCAGCAACGATCCGCTGCTGGTAGTGGACGGCGTGCCTTACGATGGTAGCTTAAACGACTTGAACCCTGACGATATTACTTCGCTGGAAGTACTGAAGGATGCTTCCTCGACGGCCATTTATGGTGCTCGGGGTGCTAACGGGGTTATTCTGATTACCACCAAGCGTGGTAAGAACGGCGCTCCAAAGGCCACGTACAACGCGTACTATGGCACTAAGAGAGCCTATGGCCTCTTTGATCTGCAAAACGGCGAAGAGTACTACAACTTCCGCTCTGAGGCGTACCGCGCTGCCGGGCAAAACCCCAACACAGCCGCCGGCTTCTTGACCGATGACGAGAAAGCCAACTACGCTGCTGGAAAAAGCTTCGATTACCAGGATCTGCTCTTCAAGAATGGCCGCATCCAGAACCACGCACTGGGCGTGAGTGGTGGCACCGAGCAGACGCAATATTCGGCCTCGCTCGGTTATTATGACGAGACCGGAATCGTTCCCGTTCAAGGCATCAAGCGCTATTCGTTGCGCGGCACGCTGGATCAGCAGATCGGCAAACGGGTGAAAGTGGGTTTGAATACGCTTAATAGCTTCACCCAGCAAAACGATCCGAACATCAACATCCTATACAACATCCTGACGACTAGCCCGCTTGCTTCGCCATTTGATGCCAACGGTAACCCGATCCTCTTCCCAAATAACGACCAGGCAACGGCTAACGCGTTAACGTACTATGTGCCGGACGCGCACTTAGACAGACGCCGTCGTATTCGCACTTTCAACAGCCTGTATGCGCAGGTAAACATCCTGCCAGGGCTGGATTACCGCCTCAATGTTGGCTTGGATGGCCGCTCGGAAAACAGCGAATCGTTTAACGCCTCGAACACGCCGGCCCGTAACGGGGGCCAGAACGCTGCTTCTCGCTCGCAGAACCTCGCCTTCAACCTGCTGGCTGAAAACCTGCTGACCTACAACCGCACGTTTGGGAAGCACGATGTAAACTTCACGGGTTTGTACAGCGCGCAGGAGTTCCGTACCGATGGGTTCAATGCCGGTTCGCAAAACTTGCCTACCAACTACCAGCTTTCTTCTAACCTAGGTGCGGGTACACCTACGGCGCCTGGCAGCTTCGAAAACCAGTGGGACATTATTTCCTACATGGGCCGCGTGAACTACGCTTACGACAACCGCTACTCGGCTACCGTAACGGTTCGGGCCGATGGCTCGTCGCGCTTGGCTCCTGGCAACAAGTACAAAGCCTTCCCATCGGGTGCCTTGGCCTGGAACATCGTCAATGAGCAGTTCATGCAAAGCCAAGCTTGGGTGAACAACCTGAAGCTGCGTGCCAGCTATGGCCGCACCGGCAGCACTGCCGTAAACCCTTACCAAACGCTTGGTTCCTTGCAGTCGGGCCTAGGCAACGGCTACTACAGCTTCGGGGGTACGGGTGTAGTTGGGGTAGTTCCGGCCTCTATTCCTAACCCCAACCTGGGCTGGGAATACACGGCTACCACTAACTTCGGCCTTGACTTCGGCTTCCTGCAAAACCGCATTAGCGGCTCGATAGAGGTGTACGAGCAGCGCACCAGCGACTTGCTGCTGCCCGATGCGCTACCAACTGTGAGCGGCTACGGCTCTTTCACGCGTAACATCGGTAAAACGCAAAACCGTGGTCTTGAAATCGGCATCTCGACGGTGAACGTGCGCACGGCCAGTGGTTTCGAGTGGAATTCTGACTGGAACTTCACCGTGAACCGTGAGAAAGTGCTCGATCTAGGCTTAGGCGACGACGAAAACGGCAACCCCCGCAGCGACATCAGCAACCAGCGCTTCATTGGTCAGCCACTGTACGTGTTCTATGACTACAAGAAAGCGGGCATCTGGCAGCCCGGCGAAGAGGCAGCTATTGCGAAAGCCGCCAGCCGGATAGGCCAAATCAGAATCGAGGACCTCAACAACAGCGGCACCGTAGACCCCGCCGACCGGCAAATCATCGGGTCGCGCCAGCCGAAGTTTGAAGCCGGTACCACCCAACGCTTCAAGTTTAAAGGCTTCGATTTGACGGCTGTGGCTCTCACCCGCGTGGGTGCTACCGTGGTTGACCCGCTGCTGTACCCTACCTCGTATTTCACCACGTTCGGTGGTCGCCGCAACCAGGTGAACCTGCCGTACTGGACGCCCGATACACCTAACAACCCGTACCCACAGCCCAACCAGACCTACTTCAACGATTTCGTGCTCAACTCCTCGACGTTGTCTTACTTGAGTGGTACGTTTATCAAGGTGCGCAGCATCGACTTGGGGTATGCGTTGCCGGCTAGCATTGTGCAGAAAGCCAAAATGAGCACTGCCCGCATCTACTTGCAGGTACAAAACCCGCTCATCTGGTCGCCAGAGGATTTCTACAAGAAAAACAAAGCCATTGACCCGGATGCACTGTCATACTCGACTCGCTTTAGCGGCAGCTCTTCCAATAACAATGGTATTGCCTTTGCCGAAGGCGACCTAAACAGCAATGTTAACAGCGGTACGGCTGGCCGCGGCGTGAACTATCCCGCTACCCGGGCATTCATTATCGGTGTGAACGTCGGCTTCTAA
- a CDS encoding SDR family NAD(P)-dependent oxidoreductase: MHRIEPLLSTHTQAAGQHQLNPFSLEGKLALVTGGGSGIGLEIARCMSVAGATVIITGRRESVLQEAVADLGESVHYLTNDVCELDKLDGLVAHIEATYGPLDILVNNAGVNMKKPALEVTDEEFSRIIHTNLNAVFALTRACAQRMVARRSGVILMISSMAAYYGIDRVVAYAASKSAVEGMVKVLASEFSKDNVRVNAIAPGFIETEMSRTAMNSDPERRDRAMRRTPMGKFGQPEDIGQAAVFLASEAARYITGASLPVDGGNSIGF, translated from the coding sequence TTTCCCTGGAAGGCAAGCTGGCTCTCGTCACCGGTGGTGGCAGCGGTATCGGCCTGGAAATAGCCCGCTGCATGTCCGTGGCCGGCGCTACGGTTATCATCACGGGTCGCCGCGAATCGGTGCTGCAAGAAGCAGTAGCCGACCTCGGTGAATCGGTGCACTACCTCACCAACGACGTCTGCGAGCTAGACAAGCTGGACGGTTTGGTTGCCCACATTGAAGCCACCTATGGCCCCCTGGACATACTGGTCAACAACGCGGGGGTAAACATGAAGAAGCCGGCCCTGGAGGTGACGGATGAGGAATTTAGCCGCATCATCCACACCAACCTCAACGCCGTGTTTGCTTTGACCCGGGCCTGCGCCCAGCGCATGGTGGCCCGCCGCAGCGGCGTAATCTTGATGATTTCCTCGATGGCGGCCTACTACGGCATCGACCGGGTAGTAGCTTATGCCGCCTCGAAGTCGGCGGTGGAAGGCATGGTCAAGGTGCTGGCCTCGGAGTTCTCGAAAGACAATGTGCGCGTCAATGCTATTGCTCCGGGCTTCATCGAAACCGAAATGAGCCGCACGGCCATGAACTCGGACCCGGAGCGGCGCGACCGGGCCATGCGGCGCACGCCGATGGGCAAGTTCGGCCAACCCGAGGACATCGGGCAGGCGGCCGTGTTCTTGGCCTCGGAAGCAGCGCGCTACATCACCGGCGCCTCGCTGCCCGTTGACGGCGGCAATTCTATCGGATTTTAA